In the genome of Phacochoerus africanus isolate WHEZ1 chromosome 5, ROS_Pafr_v1, whole genome shotgun sequence, the window GGGACAAAGCGTCCAAGTTCACTCTCCACACGAAGTGCCCGTCCACCTCCACCAGGTTGGTAAGAAGGAACTGCCGTACGCTTATGCTCTGTGGGGGTTCAGTAGTTGTGTTGGGGGGGACTGTGAGGCGTGgggctgcccctcctcctttGACAGGTCCCAGCCCACAGTGCCATTCAGGAGCGGGGGTGCATTACCTGGATGACAGAGCTGAGCTTCTCACTGGCCAGTTTCCGGGCACTGGAGAGGGATGCCTCATTCGGGAGGTCTATGGCCTTCATGGCTGCTATGTAGTTCGGAAAGTTCGAGCTGGATGTGCTCTCCACTGGGCTAATGTCCACGGCAATCAGGCGCTCCACCAGCTCTGGCTGCAGGAGAAAATGAGATGGGGACCCTAGGGCAGGCACAGTGGGTTTCAggcatagtttcttttttttgtctttttttttgggtctttttttgcaatttcttgggctgctcccgcggcatatggaggttcccaggctaggggttgaatcggagctgcagccacgggcctacgccagagccacagcaacgctggatccgagccgcgtctgccacctccaccacagctcacggcaacaccggatcattaacccactgagcaagggcagggaccgaactcgcaacctcatggttcctagtcagattcgttaaccactgcgccacgacaggaactccaggcatagTTTCTGAGTCCTGAACTTGGCTGTCCAAGGCTCCTTGGAGTCCTGGGTTGCCTGTTGGGTGCTCAGGGCCTGCAATGGATGAAAGAAAGACAGGGATGGCTCACCCTTTGAAGTGCCAGCAGCATGGCTGTCCTGCCTCCCATGCTGTGGCCAATGAGGACGCAGGGCACTAGGCCCAGCTGGGGCAGGAGGTCCTGCAGATCCTGGCTCATGGCCTCGTAGCTCATGTCTGGGCTGTGGGCGCTGTCGCCATGGTTTCGAGCATCCACTGTCAGCACCTGGGGAGCGGGTGAGATGGGGACAGCAATGGCATGTACATTCCGGGCATAACCTAAAGCCTGGCAGGCCTGTAGGCTGAGGGAGGTGGAGAGCCTGGGGGGAGatccagaagaggaaaaagggCCCAGGTGATGAGAGGACTCAGTTCTCGGACCTTGGAAGTTCAGATGAAGAACCAGGAGCCACTCTGCCAGAAGGCCCAAGGAGTGTGACCACGTCTCTGGAGGTCTGGCCTAGCTGGGTAGCAACTACAGAGAAAGCAGAATTTGCAATAGTTGGAGCACAGAAGAACGGGTTGCTGATAAGAGCTGGTAAGCCCCCTGTCATCCTTGGGGAATAAGCAGGGTCTGGCCCTCTTGGGGGTAAGGTGTTGGCACTTAGGCATGGGACGGCAGAGCCTAGCTCAAGGTGGAGCACTCAGGCATCCAAAACACGAATGAAGGAATGGATGGGTGAAAGCACAAGGGAATGTATGGGGTTCATCTATGGCCTAGGTCTGCCTGCCCTGCGGGTTCCATTCTTGGAAGGACaaccttttctttcatttccgcTCAGAGACCTGCCTCTCCCCGCGATGGGGACAGAGAAGCGGGCCTCTAGTCTGCCTCCTCTAGGGCGCCGCTCACCAAGGCCCGCCTCTCTCCAGGCCCCACCTCTGGAAGCTTACCCTCCTGCCAGTCTGCTGGGCTAGGGCCTTGGCGATGGAGCTGAAGTTGGTTTTGCTTCCAAAGAGCCCATGCAAAAAGACGAGGGGCGGGCGGGCTACCTCCCCGTCCAAAAGCTTGTAGGAAAGCGGCACCGGCCTGGCGGAAGGAACAAGGATGAGCGGAGGGTCTGAGCCAGCTGGGAAAGCCGCTTAGGGAGCGGCCTTGGGAGGGGGCGGGCCCAAGCAGAGGAAATGGAACCACCTGGTCCggactggagggggaggggcgaaGGAAGGCCTCCCACCCCGGCGCCCTTGACTGACCTCGGCTCTGTGCCGCCTTGGCTGCTGCTGAGTGCAACAGGCACTCTGGAGAAGCTGGGACTGGAGGGGCCGATCCCCCTATGGGGGAGCTTCCAGGCGCGGGCCCAGCGGAGCATCCCCGGGATCGGAGACCTGGCGCGAACCTCGTCTGTTCGCTGGCTCCGCCTTGCGTCTTTAGGCGGGCCCCCGCCCAGTTCCGACTGGAGCTCcaccctctcccccgccccccaaggcGGAACGCCCCTCCTTCGCCACGTTTCCTTACGTAATTCCAGAGAACTGTCGGTCTCTCCCAGCTCCGCCCCTTGCGCCAGTACGTACGCCTGCGGGCATTTTCCCCCACAGGAGAGCACCGCCCTGGCCACGTCCCGGGCGGAGCCACCCAGTACTTTGGCCCCGCCCCCACAATGCTCCGCCAGGCCCCTCCCCGTACAGAATCCTTACGGGGAATCAGGGCTTGCGGTTTGGGAGTCAGGTCCCAGGTGCTCTTGACGACCGGAGTTTGGGCGTGAACTCAAGGTGGCCGCGGGGCAGATCCTTGACTAGCATAGGAGGTCCTGCCTGGGCCCGCTGCCGGCCCCACACCTGGCTTGCTCCTTTGCCCTCACGCGCCGCCTTGGGTGGGTCCCTTATTTTCTGTGCCGCTGGCGGGCGCGGGCGAGAGGCGCCAGGAGTGGCTCCCGTCGTCGAGGCGCCAGCTAGGAGGCGCCGTGCTTCACAGCCAGGGGCTCAGGCAGGCCAGACAGAGCACCTCTTACCAATCCTGACTCTAGGAAAGAGCTAGGAGGGACTCTAGAGGTGATCTCCAACCTCACACCCCCGCCTGCCCCGccctttacagatggggaagtgGAGGCAAATGACTTTTACGAGAGGCAGAACTGGAACCTCTGGACTTCGAGTCAAAGTGGGAGGCCAGGTGTTCGTACTAGAGAGGACATTTGCCGCACTGAGCCGAAATGGTTCAGATACGCTCACCCCCGCCCACCGTTTACCAGTAGAGAAATAAACACGCCTCCCACCCCATTAGCACGTCTGCTGGCTGGTCACCTCCTTTTGGAACTCTGACGggctgccattttcttttttttctttttttttttatatatataaaatgatttttttttttcattatagctggtttacagtggttgttctttttgcttttgagggccacacccggggcatatggaagttcccaggctatgggtggaattggagctgcagctgccggccacagccacagccatagcattgctggatccgagctgcgtctgcggcctagataccactgctcatggcaacctgagacccttaacccactgagagaggccagggatggaaccggcatcctcttggatcctagtcgtgttcgttagccgctgagccacgatgggaacgcccctgGTTGCCATTTTCTCTCCTCAGTCTGGGGATGGGGTAGCAGTGGTGACATTGCCTTCTACCTAGGCTGGTTCCCACCACAGTCCAGCCTTCGGCAGTTGCAGGAGTAGCTGCTCTTTCTACAGCATTCTTCTGCTCAGAAACCATCAGGGACTTCCCATCTGTAAAGCTGAGAGTTGAAACTTCACAGCACCCCAGGCTTGCTCCTGTCTGATCTTACCTGTCTGTCCACCCATGCTCCCCATTCTCTCGCTAGCTCACCAGGCACCCTGATTACTATGCTGAACACCTTGCTTTAGGGCTTTACACCCAGCACTGCCCCTTGCTGGGATGCTGTGTCCACCTTCCAGAGAGCTAGTTACCCAAGTCCTCCACATCTTTTAAGGCCCAGGATAACTGCTACCACTTTCCTTAAGCCTTCCCAGATTCCCCCAGTTGAAACTAATCTCTCCCACCCCTTGTTCTCAAAACATATGTTAGAGTCTATTGTATAATATTACagaactggctttttttttttttttttttggtctttttagggccacacccgcggcatatggaggttcccaggctaggggtccaatcggagctacagctgccagcctactccacagccagagccacgcagaatctgagctgcgtctgtgatctacaccacagctcacagcaatgctaacccactgagtgaggccataaatcgaacccgcaacctcatggttcctagtcggattcgtttccgcttcgccatgacaggaactccagaactggctTTCTATGTGTCCACCATAGTCTGGGGGCTCCTGGAGGACCTGGGTCATGTTTAGCTCATCTGGTGCAAAGGGCAATAGTCATTTTACTGAAAGACAATGGAGAGATTCGGGCACGAGCTGAGGCCTAGGTATAGATTCAGCTGGTGGCTGGACCAGTGTCCCTTCCAGGAGATGGCATCTAGGTTAGCCAGGGTCACACTgccttctcccccacctccttagGACAGGCCTGATGGAGTCAGTACAGCACCCTGACTCCATGACCTAATAAATGCCTTCCCTAATGAAGTGGCCTCGTCTTGAGCCAGCCTGGTGATGGGCAGGTGTTTTGTTCTAATCTGAGGAGGGTTTTGAGGTCACTGGAGACTAAACACACCAAGTGGTGTGATCATTTACTGCCAGCATACTCATTACAGGAATGATGAGAACATCTGAGCCCTAGATGGGGACTGGTCCAAGGTTTGGGAGGGGTCTTTGGAGGAGATCGAGCAGGATGTTTTGCTAGAATCCATGGATGGAGGGGAAAGGGGTTGATGTCGTGTTGGTGATTCAGAAGAATAGCATTTCAAAGGTGGTTTCAAGTgggcccccatcccaccccagcctACTATCTGAGAAACCTGAACCTGGCCCACAGCCCTTGACCATCTGTGCCCAGCCAGAGCCCTAGGTCTAGgggcaggagcagccctgaaacATTTCTGAGTCCTGAGCTCCAGCTATGTCACGTGGCTGGTTAGGGCCTGGCCAGCTGGTAAGCAGAAAAACCAGTTGGCTTGAGGTTTCAACTTCAACACTCCAGAAAAATCGGTCGGGCCAGGAGAGAGGTTGTTGCTACCTGGGAAGGACTGTGGTGATGGGGTGCTGGGGAGGGGTCAACCTGAGGGCCACCCACCCCTCCCAGTTTGTCAGGAATGAGCCAGTGGACTTGCTATTGGTTGGTGACGGTCTTCCTCTTGGGGGGTTGTCAAGTCCCTGAGATGCTATATGTGGGTGGAGAAGCTGCCACAGAATAAGACCACTCTACCTCAGGGATCCAGTCTCCACTTCCACAGCCCTGTTCCCAGCAGTGCAACCTCCCCGTGGAGTGGGAGTGTGGGAGCATCCTCATTTAACTTCTGAAAAAATGGGGCCACGGGAAGTGAAATCACCCAGCTCCCAACACGCAGCCCGAGCACAGCCAGCCTGAAGTCCTTCCTGGGCTTCCTGTGTTACTCCTAGGCCAGTGCTCTGGATGTGTCATCACCGCTGATGTGGCTGGGGACCAAGAGCCGAAGAGGTGCGGCCTCTGGCGGCAGGGATACTGCACCCTGGTGGTGGTGGCGTTGAATGGGTTAAGGCAGGGAGGCGGCGGGTGTCCCTCAACCGCACCTGGCTCAGTATCGGTCACGTGGTCAGGGTTTCACCTGCCCCGCTGAGCAGGGACAATCAGGCTGCTTGTTCCTCGATTGGTCACCATGGTGACAGGAGTGCGCCTGGGGAGGTCACCAGGGCAAATTCCTGCCCGCCGGCCGGGTGGGGCAGGGGTATCAGTCAAGCTGGGGTCGCCAGGGCTCCTGGAAGCCCCCTTGAGGTTTGCTGTGGGGGCTGTCCCCAGGTGGTCCCCTGGGACTCCTGTCCAGCCTCCTCCCatgccaccaccccccccccccgcccccctgcctcCAACCCAGCCTCTCTCTTCGATTTTGAAGCTGAGTGTATTAAACTGCCCAGACTTTCTTCTGCGttatcttgtttaatcctcacagcagcctgTTCTGCGCCCGAATCCCCTGGGCCTCCCCCAGACTCAGGGAGCACGTTGAGGACAtgtgctccttccttccttcctcctgcagaTGTTCTTGGAAACTCATACCTTTCTAGACATGGGCACCTTTCTCCAGACAGCAGGTGAACAAAACCACAAGCTAATGAGCCACACGACAGTGGACAATGTGGCGTATTTATTTTCTTCCGAGCAGGATGGGGAGGCTCCTGGGGACCCTGTGCAGGAGAAAGAGCCTGCACGTGATGCTCTGGTGTCAGGAACACCTCTGGGCCCCCTTTCTGCCACCTCCAGGCCTTACCTGTACCTCCTTCCACCAAGCTTCCCACCAGGCCCAGAGATGTTCCATCTCCTTCTTTCCTGCTttcatcctctctctcctctgctccagaacccccctccccagaggcctTGCTAACTCTGGTCAACCTTTTCCCCCACCTCCAGACTCCCATGCGCAGTAACAGCCTCATCACACGCACAGATTCTTGAACTGGGTGGGGTGAGGACACCTCCTCTTTTGGGATGGAGGCAGTCTGTGTTTTGAAACCCAGCAACCTCCACTCCCTCCACTCCCTTTGAGAAACAGCAGCCTGCAAGATACACGCCAGCCTCCCCTGCCAGCGTTTTGGTGGCttcatttactgagcactaattgccaggtgctggggatgtAAGTGTGCCCCCGACCAACGCACAGACGTGACAGTTTAGTGGGGAAGATACAGACGTTTATGTAATCACATGCTCAGTACCTACGTACAAGAAAGTGAGAGCATAAAACCGAGGCTTCCGACTGGCCCTGCAGAAGGGATGCTTGAGTGGAGATCTAAAGGACGAGTAGGAGTCGGCAAGGTGAAGGGGTTATAGTGGAGGAGGGTGTTCCAGAAGTGGGGACACTACGTGCAAGGGTGAAGCCATCCCACTTGTCAAGGCAGGATCAGGAGTCATTCCTGGTGcctctcacccccccaccccccccacgcCGCCGCCATCTAGTCCCTCACCTAGTTCTGTGGATGTTTATTTCCCAAATAGCTCTGATCTCCGTCCACTTCTGTCCATCTCCGCAGCCCCATCTCTCCCCTCCATCGCCGCCTTCTCACTAGACTAGTCCTCTTGGCCCCTTCGGTTATTTCCCTACATAGCAGCCTGATCTCTTCCAGAGATCTAATCtatggctgtacagcagaaatgggcacaacattgtcaatcaactatactttaataataataaaaaatactcaaagcTCTAACACATTTCTTTGTTAATCTAGTTTGTTGCTCTctccattttcccatttttctgtgCTCTGGGTTTGTGTTCACTGTTCCTGGGGTGGCGTGTGGCAGCCCAGAGTAGAAAAGCTGGTTTATGTGTTTCAAAAGCTGAAGCCCAGAGGGGAAGAGGATGGCTCAGGAGAGATAAGTGTCTTGGCCAGGAATGGGGGGCGGGAGGATGTCTGCCACTTACTTCTTGGCAGGGTCCCCAGAAAGGAATGGCTCCTGGGTTTGCTTGCAAAATCATTCCCAGCTCTGCGCCTCAAGCAGGCACCGTGCAAAACATAGGACCAAAGGGGCCGCGGAAACAGGATGATGATGTCTCAGCAGCGATCACTGTTGCCTGAGGGCTGGATACCGTCCAACCTCAccctcccctcagcctcctccctcacctcccccaggAAATTTGGCTCTGCTGAATATCCCAACCTCAAGAGGACTGAAGTTCAACCTGTTTCCAACTGCCTCAGCAGAATGGAACATCATGGCAATAGTGTTATTGCCTGGCTCCGTTTATGGACTGGCGTTCCTAATTGCCACAGTGCTATACACAGCGGACTTTCTTCATAAATCAACTATCCAACAATTCATtaggcaaatatttactgagcacttgcgGATGCCAAGTATGAATTTTAGAGCCAGAGATATGGCAATTATATGGCCTTCTTCCTTAAGAACAGAAaaagccaccccccacccccagaacttCTACTCTCAAGTGGGGAAGACAGGCCatcaacaaataaacaagcaaataaatgtgtaaatacaAATCGTGACAAGTTCAGTGGGCAGGATGCTGTGTTTGGTAATAAGTGGGGTGGGAGATATTAAATAGGGTGATAAGAAAAGGCCTCAGGTAAGGTGAAATTTATAGGATAAGAAGGAGGCGGGGGTCATATAAACACCAGGGGGAAAATGTTTTGGGCAGagggaatagcatgtgcaaaggccctgaggtaccCAGGATGTtcccccacacttttttttttttgtcttttctagggccgcaccatggcatatggaggttcccaggctagggatctaattagagctgtagccgccagcctacgccagagccacagcaacacaggatctgagccgcatctgcaacctacaccacagctcacggcaacgacggatcttaacctgctgagcgaggccagggaccgaacccgcaacctcatggttcctagtcggattcgttaaccactgagccactacgggaactcccccccccccacctttcaaaaaagttttttgtctgtgcccacaTCATACAGaacttccccagccagggatcgaacccatgccacagcagtgacaacactagatccttaacccatggagccaccagggaactcctttgttagaggaacaaagaagaaggcagaggaaaCTGGAGCCAGAAAATAAGGTGAGAAAGGCATATAGGTGGTGGGCTGGGGTTGGTCCCTATAGGAGTCTGGTAAGGGGTTTGGTCTTTATTAAAGAGAAATGAGAGACAGTAAGGGTTTAAGCTTTACATTTTAAGAGGACTACTTGGCTGCacaggagagggtggggagggccaGATTAAAGGCGAAGtgcaggagaggaaggaaaatcaGCCAGGAAGCTGTTATAGTTGTCCAGCTGAGACAAGAtggtaacttttcatttttattttttatttatttattttgtctttttttagggccacacctggggcatatggaggttcccaggctagggatcgaatcggagttacaactgctggcctaagccacagccacagcaacacaggatctgagccgtgtttgtgacttacacaacagctctcggatccttaacccactgagcaaggccagggattgaactcatgtcctcatggatgctagttgggttcgttaaccactgagccacaacgggaactccaagatggtaaCTTTTGACTGGGAGGTATCTGTGGAGATAGAGGTAGATGGTAGATGGATTTGAGATATGTTTTGAGTTAGAATCAGTAGGATTGGATGAAGAAATAGATGGATACAGAGGAAGAGGAtggtgaggaaaaggaagaactcAAGGACAACTCCCAAGTTGCTGGACTGAGCACAAGGGTGGGCATTTGTGCCATTTACAGAGATGGGGAAGGCtagagaggaatttttttttccctctaagggTACTAGTGATAGGGAGAAACTAGAGTTCCACTGGAGgcatgttaagtttgagatgccCCTGAGATAgcataatagttaacatttattggagttcccgtcgtggcgcagtggttaacgaatccgactaggaaccatgaggttgcgggttcggtccctgcccttgctcagtgggttaacgatccggcgttgccgtgagctgtggtgtaggttgcagacatggctcggatcccgcgttgctgtggctctggcgtaggccggcggctacagctccgattcaacccctagcctgggaacctccatatgccgcgggagcggcccaagaaatagcaacagcaacaacaacaacaactacaacaacaaaagacaaaaagacaaaaacaaaaaaacaaaacaaaaaaacccacatttatTTAGTGTTTCTCACATGCCAAGTACTGTTCCAAGTGCTTTATCTCCATTAACTCATTTACACCTCATAGTGATTGTGAGAGGGTGCATGTATTATTTAATCCCTCCTTTAATTGCTGAGAGAATTGAGCCACGGAGAGGTTAGTTAATTGCTCGTGATCACACAGCTTGGAAGCTGCAGGGCCGGGACCCAGTCCCAAGGGGATTGGGCTCCAGTGGCCGTGCTGTTAACCACTGCCCTCACTGTCTTCGTGGTGTATGAGGAGGCAGCTGGATGGCTGAGTGGGGAGCTGGGCGGAGAGGTCTGGAGCTGGAGAATGTTAAAGccgggggggcagggagagaccCTCAAAGTGGGTAATGGTACcttggagggagagaagagggcctAAGACAGGACCTTTGGAGGATGGCgggaggggaggtggaggccGTGTGCACAGAGGGACGAGGAAGGCCCGGGGAGGGTGGTGTCTCAAAGGGAAGGACGAGCAGGAGCTCTGAGGGGGAGCGAGCAATCATCTCCGTCAGAAGCTGCTGAGGGGGGTTcctgaggggagttcccgctctggcacAATGGCttcgactgcagtggctccgttgctgcggaggtgcgggttcgacccctggccaggcgcaaggggttaaaggatcaggagctgctgcagctgtggcctcaggagcacctgtggctcagattcaacccttggcctggaaaattctggtgcggccaaaaaaaaaaaaagaataaaggaaaaaaaaaatgttgctgagaGTGTGAGTAAGCTCCTGAGAGAAAACTGACCGTTGGCCATGGCAACCTGGAGGCCACTGGGACCTTGCCAGGAGCAGCGTGGAGTGGCGAAGGAGAGGGGGCAGGAGCAGATGGGAGTGGCTCATGGGCATGTGGGTGGGGAAGCGAAATTAAAGGGGGAGTGAGATAACTCTTGAGATGAGCAGAGCAATGGGGTGGCATCTGTTTGGACATGTGAAgtcaaggaaacatttttttttttatatgaaacatttttttttaaagatgagatgcTCAACCATGTTTATATGTTGATGTGAAGGACTCAGTAGAGAGCGGGTGGTGTTTGATAACGCAAGAGAAAGAAGGTAGTTCTGAGGGAGATTTTTCTCTGCCAATACAGGTTTacctttttgatttttatctttaattttaaacacttaaacatttttatttatttttattatttatttatttaattagtttATAGGGTCTgcctttatttatctattttttttgtcttttgtctttttagggccgcactcgcggcatgtggaggttcccaggctaggggtctaattggagctatcgctgccagcctacaccacagccacagcaatgcaggatctgagctgcatctgcgacctacatcacagttcacagcaacgctagatccttaacccactgatcaaggccagggatcgaacccccaaccacatgattcctagttggatttgtttctgctgtgccacgacgggaactcctgctttatcttaaaataaatctcagatATCATACTATTTCTTCTGTAACTATTTCAATATGTCTCTCTAAAAGCTAATGTCTTTTAAACATAAACCACCATGtcatttacataatttaaaaggtAATCATTCCTTAGTTCCCTAATATTATCAATTACCCATTCAATGTCCACTTTCCTAATTGTCTCACAAATGCCACAATTAAGATCCACAACTGAGATTGGTTGAtatgtcttttgtttcttctttttttgacctATAGTCTCTGCCTCTCACTTTCTTCCcttgaattttgttgttgttgaagaaCCCATTTATTTGTCCGATAAAGTTCTCTACACCTTAATTGTGCTAACTGTATTCTGTGTAAATGTGTTCCTCTCTCTTTTGCATGTCCTGTAAGTTGATGTTGGATCTAGAAAACCGAACGGAtgcaggttttatttatttcttatttttatttttgcttttctgcaaCTACTCCACAAGAGACGTTGCACTTGATTCACGGCAGCCAAATTGTACTGATTAGAACAAC includes:
- the ABHD11 gene encoding protein ABHD11, with amino-acid sequence MLRWARAWKLPHRGIGPSSPSFSRVPVALSSSQGGTEPRPVPLSYKLLDGEVARPPLVFLHGLFGSKTNFSSIAKALAQQTGRRVLTVDARNHGDSAHSPDMSYEAMSQDLQDLLPQLGLVPCVLIGHSMGGRTAMLLALQRPELVERLIAVDISPVESTSSSNFPNYIAAMKAIDLPNEASLSSARKLASEKLSSVIQSISVRQFLLTNLVEVDGHFVWRVNLDALSQHWDKILNFPPRQESYSGPALFLVGGNSQFVLPSHHPEIRRLFPRAQMQTVPNAGHWVHSDNPQDFMAAIQSFLA